GACGAGCTGCCCGCGGGCGTGCTCAAGATGGTCAAGGTGTACCTGGCCGTCAAGCGCCGCCTGCAGCCCGGCGACAAGATGGCCGGCCGCCACGGCAACAAGGGCGTGGTCTCCAAGATCACGCCCGTGGAAGACATGCCGCACATGGCCGACGGCACGCCGGTCGACATCGTCCTGAACCCGCTGGGCGTGCCCTCGCGCATGAACATTGGCCAGGTGCTGGAAGTCCACCTGGGCTGGGCCGGCAAGGGCCTGGGCCAGCGCATCGGGGACATGCTGCGCGACCAGGCTAACGTTGCCGAGATGCGCAAGTTCCTCGGCGAGGTCTACAACTCGCGTGGCCGCAAGGAAGACCTGAGTCAGCTCTCGGACGACGAGGTCATGAGCATGGCCGCCAACCTCACGGGCGGCGTGCCTTACGCCTCGCCGGTGTTCGACGGCGCTTCCGAGGCCGAGATCAAGGACATGCTCAAGCTTGCCTACCCGGACGACATCAAGGAGCGCAAGGGCCTGACCGACACGCGCACCCAGGCCTGGCTCATCGACGGGCGCACGGGCGAGCGCTTCGAGCGCCCGACGACCATCGGCTACATGCACTACCTCAAGCTCCATCACCTGGTGGACGACAAGATGCACGCGCGCTCCACGGGCCCGTACTCGCTGGTCACGCAGCAGCCGCTGGGCGGCAAGGCCCAGTTCGGCGGCCAGCGTTTCGGCGAGATGGAAGTCTGGGCGCTGGAAGCCTACGGCGCCGCCTACGTGCTGCAGGAAATGCTGACCGTGAAGTCCGACGACGTGCAGGGCCGCACCAAGGTGTACGAGAACATCGTCAAGGGCGAACACGCCATCGAAGCGGGCATGCCCGAGTCGTTCAATGTGCTGGTCAAGGAAATCCGCTCCCTGGGCCTGGACATTGAGCTCGAGCGCTCTTAAATCAAAAAGGATAGGTTCACATGAAATCGCTACTCGACCTGTTCAAGCAATTCACGCCGGATGAGCATTTCGATGCCATCAAGATCGGCATGGCTTCGCCCGAGAAGATCCGTTCGTGGTCCTTCGGCGAGGTGAAGAAGCCCGAGACCATCAACTACCGCACGTTCAAGCCCGAGCGCGACGGCCTGTTCTGCGCCAAGATTTTCGGCCCCATCAAGGACTACGAGTGCCTGTGCGGCAAGTACAAGCGCCTGAAGCACCGCGGCGTGATCTGCGAGAAGTGCGGCGTGGAAGTCACGCAGACCAAGGTGCGCCGCGAGCGCATGGGCCACATCGACCTGGCCGCTCCCTGCGCACACATCTGGTTCCTCAAGAGCCTGCCCAGCCGCCTGGGCCTGGTGCTGGACATGACGCTGCGTGACATCGAGCGCGTGCTGTACTTCGAGGCCTACGTGGTGACCGATCCCGGCATGACGCCGCTGAAGAAGTTCAGCATCATGAGCGAGGACGACTACGACGCCAAGCGCAAGGAGTACGGCGATGAGTTCGTCGCCAAGATGGGCGCCGAGGGCATCAAGGAACTGCTCGAAGGCATCGACATCGAGATCGAGATCGAGAAGCTGCGCGGCGACCTGACCGGCTCCGAGGTCAAGGTCAAGAAGAACGCCAAGCGCCTGAAGGTCCTCGAAGCGTTCAAGAAGTCCGGCATCAAGCCCGAGTGGATGGTGCTGGAGGTGCTGCCCGTGCTGCCGCCAGACCTGCGTCCGCTGGTGCCGCTCGATGGCGGGCGCTTCGCGACGTCGGACCTGAACGACCTGTACCGCCGCGTCATCAACCGCAACAGCCGTCTGCGCCGCCTGCTCGAACTCAAGGCGCCCGAGATCATCGCGCGCAACGAAAAGCGCATGCTGCAGGAGGCCGTCGATTCGCTGCTGGACAACGGCCGCCGCGGCAAGGCCATGACGGGCGCGAACAAGCGCGCGCTCAAGTCCCTGGCCGACATGATCAAGGGCAAGAGCGGCCGCTTCCGCCAGAACCTGCTGGGCAAGCGCGTGGACTACTCGGGCCGCTCGGTCATCACCGTGGGCCCGACGCTCAAGCTGCACCAGTGCGGCCTGCCCAAGCTCATGGCGCTGGAGCTGTTCAAGCCCTTCATCTTCTCGCGCCTGGAGGCGATGGGCATCGCCACGACCATCAAGGCCGCCAAGAAGGAAGTGGAAGCCGGCACGCCCGTGGTGTGGGACATCCTGGAAGAGGTCATCAAGGAGCACCCGGTCATGCTGAACCGTGCTCCCACGCTGCACCGCCTGGGCATCCAGGCGTTCGAGCCGATCTTGATCGAAGGCAAGGCCATCCAGCTGCACCCGCTGGTCTGCGCGGCCTTCAACGCCGACTTCGACGGTGACCAGATGGCCGTGCACGTGCCGCTGTCGGTCGAGGCGCAGCTCGAGGCGCGCACGCTGATGCTGGCGTCGAACAACGTGCTGTTCCCGGCCTCGGGCGAGCCGTCGATCGTGCCGTCGCAGGACGTGGTGCTGGGCCTGTACCACGCCACCCGCGAGAAGATTAACGGCAAGGGCGAGGGCATGGTGTTCACCGACATCGCTGAGGTCCAGCGCGCGCTGGATGCAGGCGAGGTCGAGCTGGCCACCAGGATCAGCGTCCGCCTGACCGAGTGGAACAGGAACAAGGCCACGGGCGAGTTCGAGCCCGAGACCAAGCTCGTCGAGACCACAGTGGGCCGCGCACTGCTGTCCGAGATCCTGCCCAAGGGCCTGGCCTTCTCCAACCTGAACAAGGCGCTGAAGAAGAAGGAAATCTCGCGCCTCATCAACGCCTCGTTCCGCAAGTGCGGCCTGAAGGAAACCGTGGTGTTCGCAGACAAGCTGCTGCAGAACGGCTTCCGCCTGGCCACGCGCGCGGGCATCTCGATCTGCGTGGACGACATGCTTGTGCCGCCGCAGAAGGCCGAGATCATCGGCCGTGCCGAGCGGGAGGTGAAGGAGATCGAGCAGCAGTACGTCTCGGGCCTGGTGACGGCCGGCGAGCGCTACAACAAGGTGGTGGACATCTGGGGCAAGGCCGGCGACGAAGTCTCCAAGGTCATGATGCAGCAGCTCGCCAAGCAGAAGACCACCGACCGCCACGGCAAGGAAGTGGACCAGGAGTCGTTCAATTCCATCTACATGATGGCCGACTCGGGCGCCCGCGGCTCCGCGGCGCAGATCCGCCAGCTGGCCGGCATGCGCGGCCTGATGGCCAAGCCCGACGGCTCCATCATCGAGACGCCCATCACCGCGAACTTCCGCGAGGGCCTGAACGTGCTGCAGTACTTCATCTCCACGCACGGCGCCCGCAAGGGCCTGGCCGACACGGCGCTGAAGACGGCCAACTCGGGTTACCTCACGCGCCGCCTGGTGGATGTGACCCAAGACCTGGTGGTGACCGAGGAGGACTGCGGCACCTCCAACGGCTCGCTGATGCGCGCCATCGTCGAGGGCGGCGAGGTCATCGAGTCGCTGCGCGAGCGCATCCTGGGCCGCGTCGCGGCCGAGGACGTGCTGCACCCCGAGACCCGTGCCGTGCTGGTGCCCGCCGGCCGCATGCTGGACGAGGACCTGATCGAGGAAATCGAGGCCGCTGGCGTGGACGAGGTCAAGGTGCGCACCGCGCTGACCTGCGAGACGCGCTACGGCTTGTGCGCCAAGTGCTACGGCCGCGACCTGGGCCGCGGCGGCCTGATCAACCTCGGCGAGGCCGTGGGCGTGATCGCCGCCCAGTCCATCGGCGAGCCCGGCACGCAGCTGACCATGCGCACGTTCCACATCGGCGGCGCGGCATCGCGCGCGGCCGTGGCGTCCAGCGTCGAGGCCAAGAGCAACGGTGTCATCGGCTTCAACGCCACGATGCGCTACGTGACCAACACCAAGGGCGAGCTGGTGGTGATCGCTCGCTCCGGCGAGGTCATCATTCAGGACGAGCATGGCCGCGAGCGCGAGCGCCACAAGGTGCCCTACGGCGCCACGCTGACGGTGAAGGCCGACCAGCAGATCAAGGCCGGCACCATCCTGGCCAACTGGGATCCGCTGACCCGTCCCATCATCACCGAGTTCGCCGGCACGGCCAAGTTCGAGAACGTCGAGGAAGGCCTGACGGTGGCCAAGCAGGTGGACGAGGTCACGGGCCTGTCCACGCTGGTGGTGATCGACCCCAAGCGCCGCGGCTCCGCCAAGGTGGTGCGTCCGCTGGTCAAGCTCATCGATGGCCACGGCCAGGAGGTGAAGATCCCCGGCACCGACCATTCGGTGACGATCGGCTTCCAGGTGGGCGCGCTGATCCAGGTGCGCGACGGCCAGGAAGTGGGCCCCGGCGAAGTGCTGGCGCGCATCCCCGTTGAAGGCCAGAAGACCCGCGACATCACGGGCGGCCTGCCGCGCGTGGCCGAGCTGTTCGAGGCTCGCAGTCCCAAGGACAAGGGCATGCTGGCCGAGATCACCGGCACCGTGTCGTTCGGCAAGGAGACCAAGGGCAAGGTGCGCCTGCAGATCACCGACCCGGACGGCAAGGTGTGGGATGAACTCGTGCCCAAAGAAAAGAACGTGCTGGTGCACGAGGGCCAGGTCGTCAACAAGGGC
This region of Alicycliphilus denitrificans K601 genomic DNA includes:
- the rpoC gene encoding DNA-directed RNA polymerase subunit beta', translated to MKSLLDLFKQFTPDEHFDAIKIGMASPEKIRSWSFGEVKKPETINYRTFKPERDGLFCAKIFGPIKDYECLCGKYKRLKHRGVICEKCGVEVTQTKVRRERMGHIDLAAPCAHIWFLKSLPSRLGLVLDMTLRDIERVLYFEAYVVTDPGMTPLKKFSIMSEDDYDAKRKEYGDEFVAKMGAEGIKELLEGIDIEIEIEKLRGDLTGSEVKVKKNAKRLKVLEAFKKSGIKPEWMVLEVLPVLPPDLRPLVPLDGGRFATSDLNDLYRRVINRNSRLRRLLELKAPEIIARNEKRMLQEAVDSLLDNGRRGKAMTGANKRALKSLADMIKGKSGRFRQNLLGKRVDYSGRSVITVGPTLKLHQCGLPKLMALELFKPFIFSRLEAMGIATTIKAAKKEVEAGTPVVWDILEEVIKEHPVMLNRAPTLHRLGIQAFEPILIEGKAIQLHPLVCAAFNADFDGDQMAVHVPLSVEAQLEARTLMLASNNVLFPASGEPSIVPSQDVVLGLYHATREKINGKGEGMVFTDIAEVQRALDAGEVELATRISVRLTEWNRNKATGEFEPETKLVETTVGRALLSEILPKGLAFSNLNKALKKKEISRLINASFRKCGLKETVVFADKLLQNGFRLATRAGISICVDDMLVPPQKAEIIGRAEREVKEIEQQYVSGLVTAGERYNKVVDIWGKAGDEVSKVMMQQLAKQKTTDRHGKEVDQESFNSIYMMADSGARGSAAQIRQLAGMRGLMAKPDGSIIETPITANFREGLNVLQYFISTHGARKGLADTALKTANSGYLTRRLVDVTQDLVVTEEDCGTSNGSLMRAIVEGGEVIESLRERILGRVAAEDVLHPETRAVLVPAGRMLDEDLIEEIEAAGVDEVKVRTALTCETRYGLCAKCYGRDLGRGGLINLGEAVGVIAAQSIGEPGTQLTMRTFHIGGAASRAAVASSVEAKSNGVIGFNATMRYVTNTKGELVVIARSGEVIIQDEHGRERERHKVPYGATLTVKADQQIKAGTILANWDPLTRPIITEFAGTAKFENVEEGLTVAKQVDEVTGLSTLVVIDPKRRGSAKVVRPLVKLIDGHGQEVKIPGTDHSVTIGFQVGALIQVRDGQEVGPGEVLARIPVEGQKTRDITGGLPRVAELFEARSPKDKGMLAEITGTVSFGKETKGKVRLQITDPDGKVWDELVPKEKNVLVHEGQVVNKGELIVDGPADPQDILRLLGIEELSRYIVDEVQDVYRLQGVKINDKHIEVIVRQMLRRVVVENPGESSYIAGEQVERSEILNTNEQLQSEGKIPATYTNVLLGITKASLSTDSFISAASFQETTRVLTEAAIMGKRDELRGLKENVIVGRLIPAGTGLAYHQARKVKDAMDEAERRAIAEAEAAELASAGAEGAAAEIDGSADAAD